The stretch of DNA GCACAGGCCGCGGCCCCGGACGAGTACACCGTGGAGCGCGGCGACACAGTCAGCGCCATCGCCGGCAAGTTCGGGCTGGAGACCAGCGCCGTCCTGTCGCTGAACAACCTCCGGGCGAACACCATCATCTACCCGGGTCAGAAGATCAAGCTCGGCGGCAACTCCCCAGCTCCGGCCCCCGCGGCCCAGCCGAGCGCGCCGGCGTCCACGGGAAGCGCATACACGGTAAGGGCGGGCGACACGCTGGGCGCGATCGCAGCCGACCACGGCGTCGGACTCTCCGAGGTCCTCGCCGGAAACGGCCTCAACATGGGCTCCATCATCTACCCGGGCCAGAAAATCAAGATCGGGGCAGGCAGCACGGATTCCGCTCCGGCAGCTCCGGCGCCGGCTGCGACTCCTGAGGCCCCCGCTCCCGCCTCCGGCGGCTCCTACACGGTCGCCGCGGGCGACACCCTCGGCGCGATCGCAGCCAGCCACGGCGTCCATCTCTCCGAGGTCCTCGCCGGGAACGGCCTCAACATGGGCTCGATCATCTACCCCGGCCAGAAGATCAAGATCGGCGCCGGTACTCCGGAGCCCTCCGCTCCGGCCCCGGTGCTTCCGGCGTCGACGCCGGCCGCGCCCGCTTCCGGCTCGTACACCATCAAGGCAGGCGACACCCTCTCGGGAATCGCGTCCCGCAACGGCGTCAGGCTCGCGGACCTCCTCTCCGCCAACCAGCTGACCATGAGCTCGGTCATTTACCCCGGGCAGAAGCTCGTCCTCGCCGGCGGTTCGGTCGCCCCGGCGTCAAGCCAGCCCACGGCCACGGTGACGCCGCTGGTGCCCAGCACCTTCCTCGGCTTCACCTACCCGGCGGCCGTGGTCAGCTCGGCCAACGAGAACAAGGCCCTGCTCAACGCCGCGCCCGTACCGAGCCGCGACCAGATGAAGTCCATCGTGTCCGATACGGCCCGC from Arthrobacter sp. B3I9 encodes:
- a CDS encoding lytic transglycosylase domain-containing protein, which produces MTTFRPPKHTVRPSLPLIAATTAALPAVVLSSLAIAQPAAAESRSRSIPATLAAAMRAQAQAPTSLASTVIPASSVSAAIPTSLRPAQAAAPDEYTVERGDTVSAIAGKFGLETSAVLSLNNLRANTIIYPGQKIKLGGNSPAPAPAAQPSAPASTGSAYTVRAGDTLGAIAADHGVGLSEVLAGNGLNMGSIIYPGQKIKIGAGSTDSAPAAPAPAATPEAPAPASGGSYTVAAGDTLGAIAASHGVHLSEVLAGNGLNMGSIIYPGQKIKIGAGTPEPSAPAPVLPASTPAAPASGSYTIKAGDTLSGIASRNGVRLADLLSANQLTMSSVIYPGQKLVLAGGSVAPASSQPTATVTPLVPSTFLGFTYPAAVVSSANENKALLNAAPVPSRDQMKSIVSDTARRMGVDVSLALAFAYQESGFNQRAVSPANAIGTMQVIPSSGQWASDLVGRKLNLLDPYDNATAGVAIIRQLVSTSSDLDNAIAGYYQGQYSVSTNGMFEDTKQYVASVLAHRQNFS